The Drosophila innubila isolate TH190305 chromosome 2R unlocalized genomic scaffold, UK_Dinn_1.0 1_C_2R, whole genome shotgun sequence DNA window CCAGTTTATCTCAGATGCTGATATTCTTTGAGTTTCAGTTGCTTGTTGACACTGCGGGTGATCGCTTGTTAGGCTGTTTACCTGCTTCGAGAAATGTCGAAACCAATCTTATATTACGATGATCGCAGTCCACCGGTGCGCAGTTGtcttatgttaataaaaatgctgAACATCGATGTCGAGCTGCGATTTGTTGATTTATTCCGCGGGGAACAGTTTGAAAAAGAATACCTGGCAGTAAGTAATGCAAATCTATGCAGAATTAAGTAAAGTAATACTGCGTCCAACAGTTAAACCCACAGCATAGCGTGCCAACGCTTATCCACGATGAGGTAATACTCACTGATAGCCATGTGATACTGATATATCTGGTAGAGCAGTTTGAAGGAGACGGCACACTGTGGCCAAAGGATTCCTTGGCTAGGCTGAAGGTGCTTAATCGCTTGTTCTTCGAATGCTCTTTTCTGTTTCGCCGTGACAGTGATTTAATGGTACTCTTCTCggtattaattaaaatctacATACCACTACTGATACTCTTTCCAACTTTTAGTCGGAAATCGTGCGAAAGAAATATGCCAACGTCGATGTGGCTTTCCATGAACGCAAGCTCTTGGAGGCGTATGACTTCATGGAGCAATATCTGTCCGAGCAACAGTATATGGCTGGTGAGCAGGTAACGTGGCATGTGGTAAATGAAACCGCAAAATCTAAATCCATTCTTCGTACCAGTTTTAATTGAGTTTAGCGTTTCGCTTTGCTTTTAGCTCACGCTCGCCGATGTATCCATTGTGACCACAGTGAGCACCGTAAATCTCATGTTTCCACTGACGACAACATCGGAGCAACGTTGGCCGCAACTGCAGCGTTGGTTTGCCACAATGCAGCAATTGGATGCCTACAAAGTGAATCGCATTGGCTTGGAAAAGCTGCGTCAAATTGTCGAGCAGTTCGGGCAGTTTGAGTTTCCAAGTCAGGCACTCGATAAGGCtgcttaatttaatatgattgaaatttttgtttgtgaaAGATATACGAGTACTTGTAAAAAAACAGCTAATGATATTCTAAAACGCGTTCATTAGCATAGAGCCGACCAGACCAACTTGAACCCGGTTGATTTCGAGGGTTACGCGTTTCGTGTTTGCGCTCAAAATGTTGGCTAATATTTGTTTGGCTTTGAGGTTGGAGGTTGGAGGACTGAGGGCAGCATGTCATGCCTAATAGCCATATCGAGTGCGCACAAATTTCAGTAGGGTAATCCTTCAAGTACTTCTCGTACATGGCGCTAATTACACGCGAGAGTTTCTGGTCATTCAACGCACccaaatcaaataaagtttAAGTAGATAGCTTGCCCCTTTATCTGGTAGCATGACTGTAcccatttccgtttccgtttccaCTTGCAGGTGGtgctgcaacagctgcaacgtGACATTTCCACTGTCATTCTGTCCGAGAAAGCATCTTCTTTGGACACGCAGCAAACTTTGGTcaacaagtttttcaatttatctgCTACACGATGACAGAGCTTGTTTAGATTTAAGTCGAATGGCGCGTTAGCTTTGCTTTAGAAAAAATAGCAGTGAGAAAGGGAGGG harbors:
- the LOC117784060 gene encoding glutathione S-transferase E14, producing MSKPILYYDDRSPPVRSCLMLIKMLNIDVELRFVDLFRGEQFEKEYLALNPQHSVPTLIHDEVILTDSHVILIYLVEQFEGDGTLWPKDSLARLKVLNRLFFECSFLFRRDSDLMSEIVRKKYANVDVAFHERKLLEAYDFMEQYLSEQQYMAGEQLTLADVSIVTTVSTVNLMFPLTTTSEQRWPQLQRWFATMQQLDAYKVNRIGLEKLRQIVEQFGQFEFPSQALDKAA